In Listeria cossartiae subsp. cossartiae, one genomic interval encodes:
- the cbiB gene encoding adenosylcobinamide-phosphate synthase CbiB: protein MTLLFYTAAFILDCLLGDPYSWPHPIKAIGNWIHFLTTVLRKIFHGKGLYFAGGLLFVLTVGATGIASWLVLYLSAKIAFWLYAAVFIYLGYTTLAMTCLAKEARKIARTLADGDLAAARVQVGMIVGRDTDKLSAEEISKATIETVAENTADGVIAPLFYLFIGGPVLALMYKAVNTLDSMVGYKNEKYRAIGFVSAKMDDIANFIPARLSWFFLVIASFILRYDGRAAWVIGLRDRKNHTSPNCAYPEGAVAGALGITLGGTHEYFGETVVKPTIGSGTKPVTQTEISQTIYLLYAASTIAFIIFASIYLILF, encoded by the coding sequence ATGACATTACTATTTTATACGGCAGCTTTCATTTTAGATTGCTTACTAGGTGACCCTTACAGCTGGCCGCATCCTATCAAAGCAATTGGGAATTGGATTCACTTTTTAACTACTGTGTTGCGGAAAATTTTTCATGGAAAGGGATTGTATTTTGCGGGCGGATTATTATTTGTTCTCACGGTTGGCGCAACGGGTATTGCATCATGGCTCGTCCTTTACCTTAGTGCAAAAATTGCTTTTTGGCTTTATGCAGCTGTTTTCATTTACTTAGGTTATACGACGCTTGCGATGACTTGCCTTGCGAAAGAAGCGCGGAAAATAGCGCGGACACTGGCAGATGGAGATTTGGCTGCTGCTAGGGTGCAAGTTGGAATGATAGTTGGTCGCGATACAGATAAATTATCCGCAGAAGAAATTAGTAAAGCGACAATCGAAACGGTGGCTGAAAATACGGCAGACGGTGTAATTGCACCACTTTTTTACTTGTTCATCGGTGGACCAGTGCTTGCTTTGATGTATAAGGCAGTCAATACGCTGGATTCGATGGTCGGTTATAAAAATGAAAAATATCGCGCGATTGGTTTTGTTTCCGCGAAAATGGATGACATCGCCAATTTTATTCCAGCAAGATTATCTTGGTTTTTCCTCGTTATTGCGAGTTTTATTTTAAGGTATGATGGGCGTGCGGCTTGGGTGATAGGGCTGCGGGACCGGAAAAATCATACGAGTCCTAATTGTGCTTATCCGGAAGGCGCAGTAGCCGGAGCGCTCGGGATTACGCTTGGTGGCACGCATGAATATTTTGGTGAAACAGTTGTCAAGCCAACAATCGGCAGCGGAACTAAACCAGTGACACAAACAGAAATTAGCCAAACAATTTACTTATTATATGCGGCATCAACTATCGCATTTATCATTTTTGCAAGTATCTATCTAATACTATTTTAA